In Yarrowia lipolytica chromosome 1F, complete sequence, a genomic segment contains:
- a CDS encoding uncharacterized protein (Compare to YALI0F19976g, similar to uniprot|Q00776 Saccharomyces cerevisiae YPL259c APM1 AP-1 complex subunit mu1 subunit), which yields MISALFILDPSFKPLLSRNYRGDVPLSCISDLPGLIQIAQQNGNVAPPVLEDRGIHYMWMESGSVIFVAVSPQVSCNSMETLVFLSQLATVLTSYFEQLHAESVQDNFVLIYELLDEMMDFGVPQITDAGILKEYITVDAHKSLLGAVGDLVNAAVGEEGAAGNSGDIDVATHTTSRISWRPTGLQYKKNELFLDVVESVNLLYANDKVVRHEIQGRINVTSYLSGMPELRLGLNEKAMLEHKLAATGATTHKKPRSKTVEMEDVRFHQCVELSKFNVDRQISFIPPDGKFELMSYRLNLANAEEDHAEEEEGQKVRNYAARNRPLILVTTDVEKKGNTRLLISVKLKSQFRKRSTANDVEVFVPVPPDATSPRFRATAGTVVYMPERNAIRWKIKQLQGGGKEFSMKAEISVSRTEEQGESLSELLHLNNTPQSQIPVQVTFEIPYYAMSGLQVRYLKVNEPTLKYRSLPWVRYITKNGDDYSYRLKKPREKESKKKDKTKAEPAAGDANTST from the coding sequence atgaTCTCGGCCTTGTTCATCTTGGATCCGTCATTCAAGCCGCTTCTGAGCCGAAACTACCGGGGAGACGTGCCTCTCAGTTGTATTTCTGATCTTCCTGGGCTCATTCAGATCGCTCAACAGAATGGCAATGTGGCCCCTCCTGTTCTCGAAGACAGAGGTATCCACTACATGTGGATGGAAAGTGGCTCAGTTATCTTCGTGGCCGTGAGTCCCCAGGTGAGCTGCAACTCTATGGAGACTCTGGTCTTTCTATCGCAATTAGCCACCGTTCTGACCTCATATTTCGAACAATTGCATGCCGAATCGGTCCAGGACAACTTTGTGCTCATCTACGAGCTGCTCGACGAAATGATGGACTTTGGAGTGCCCCAGATCACAGACGCGGGCATTCTCAAGGAATACATCACTGTGGACGCTCACAAAAGCTTACTGGGAGCCGTGGGAGATCTGGTCAATGCCGCTGTGGGCGAGGAAGGAGCAGCCGGAAATTCGGGAGACATCGACGTGgcaacacacacaaccagTAGAATCTCGTGGCGACCGACCGGTCTGCAGTATAAGAAAAACGAACTGTTTTTGGACGTTGTTGAAAGCGTCAATCTGCTCTATGCTAACGACAAAGTGGTTCGACACGAGATTCAGGGCCGAATCAACGTCACCTCCTATTTATCCGGAATGCCTGAGCTACGTCTGGGACTCAATGAAAAGGCCATGCTGGAACACAAGTTGGCTGCCACTGGAGCCACTACACATAAAAAGCCGCGCTCAAAAactgtggagatggaagacGTGCGGTTCCACCAGTGCGTCGAATTGTCCAAGTTTAACGTCGACCGCCAGATTTCCTTTATTCCTCCAGACGGCAAGTTCGAGCTCATGAGCTACCGACTCAACCTGGCCAACGCGGAAGAAGATCAtgctgaagaagaggagggcCAAAAGGTGCGAAACTACGCTGCCAGAAACCGGCCACTGATTCTGGTAACCACAGAtgttgagaagaagggaaaCACGCGTCTTCTGATTTCTGTTAAGCTCAAGTCGCAGTTCAGAAAACGTTCAACAGCCAACGATGTAGAAGTGTTTGTTCCTGTGCCTCCAGATGCCACTTCACCACGTTTCAGAGCCACTGCCGGAACCGTGGTCTACATGCCCGAGCGTAACGCCATCCGATGGAAgatcaaacagctccagggAGGAGGAAAGGAGTTTTCCATGAAGGCCGAGATCTCTGTTTCGCGCACGGAGGAGCAGGGAGAGTCTTTGTCAGAGTTGCTGCATCTTAATAACACTCCACAGAGCCAGATCCCCGTCCAGGTTACCTTCGAGATTCCTTACTATGCCATGTCAGGCCTGCAAGTGCGATATCTCAAGGTCAACGAGCCTACTCTCAAGTACAGGTCGTTGCCATGGGTTAGgtacatcaccaagaacGGAGATGACTACAGTTACCGACTGAAGAAACctcgagagaaggagtccaagaagaaggacaagaccaaggctgAGCCAGCCGCTGGGGATGccaatacgagtacatag
- a CDS encoding uncharacterized protein (Compare to YALI0F20020g, some similarities with uniprot|Q873L5 Neurospora crassa B18E6.100 unknown function) has translation MDDLEKGPIDDRHPAPVPEDEFNDSSSTHTNPPQPPPAVAMPHVSRQTQNPYQHMGHDNLHESVQQAGTHAIHGYPPAHQIYQQPTSPASIQPEDGFHVHPLAHSYPLDNVESSNTYATAAQVPRPPPIDTSIANEKAGLLQASNNSHHSTSSDDEPEENLQQRIERMANGTVPGGSKMRRSASKNSKRRGSNSSSATGLYRSKTSASGRSYKSHAGEEHRATGRRRSNSTSQQPGSAMPPQSAVTNNNNSMDEFPLGLGITRHQTNATTHTTGDRTTNEKEEEDEKHPKVSHVLETVFEDSDADSTDLPEIKDVMGDIREEHGVESTDHSLRPPENEDKIATGVRRGYHALQRSTGTQRPTEFKIIVKTRAYIRYLMQLSILTRCFVFWLPLAVVFFIPLAIGAWGQPDAELGNVRLSWIFIWVEVMWSSLWVSRLVAHVIPNLFRVIAGIISPTIKRFTTIVCAVEHAITLVLWAFCSWITFMPVTSMNKLAKPNDAKEVWQKNFSKVLVSCLITAIVYLCERIFIHFISVSFHKTQFANRIRDNRLAISVLVKMLDAAYMVFPQFCPEFEDEDVTLAGGLLFATTRKMDDRLNRRIQQAVQNEGTRRFFGGLKKASKSLGEAARDVIGRTAGTAASTESIVMEAMKSRSTARILGKRIWMSLVLEGQDSLTVQDIIDVVGEHSRDECEAVFAVLDQDGNGDLTLDEMSAAVTQICHERKSIYKSLKDVDCAVKKLHHILVFVVLLICIIIFVGMLSPSVGAVLATLGTTLLAFSFVFSTTCQEILSSCVFLFVKHPIDVGDRVDIADVAYNVTSLSLLYSTFTRTDNGKLCQAPNSLLNTLWIGNVSRSGLQSDPQTLILGLPETSTEDIDELHRRVDQFALDNPKDYKPKPWFQVSGFTDLDRISITINITHRSNFADIPLWGYRRTKFLKFVAQCVQEIPLYVPRREDNYSDPANSMYLSSLPPGIPGLLQSRNDQNKSPSGDTFTELSSDGRKDRSLSKNSTRSTRSTRSARDRQIHGVAPTWRTRIRPGLRVIDESEDDDDYAVESDSSEDHEHTLEEKNNTHATGGVQAQTEVQNRFKN, from the coding sequence ATGGACGATCTGGAAAAGGGTCCTATTGACGACCGGCATCCGGCACCCGTCCCCGAAGACGAATTCAACgactcgtcgtccacaCATACAAACCCGCCCCAGCCACCACCCGCGGTTGCTATGCCACATGTCTCTCGTCAGACCCAGAACCCCTACCAGCACATGGGCCACGATAACCTCCACGAGTCTGTGCAACAGGCCGGCACCCACGCCATCCACGGCTACCCGCCTGCTCACCAGATCTATCAACAGCCCACTTCTCCCGCATCTATTCAACCCGAGGATGGCTTCCATGTGCATCCACTAGCTCATTCGTATCCACTCGACAACGTGGAGAGCTCAAACACATACGCTACGGCTGCCCAGGTGCCCCGACCACCGCCCATCGACACCTCGATCGCCAACGAAAAGGCTGGTTTGCTGCAGGCATCAAACAACAGCCACCATTCGACATCTTCCGACGATGAGCCCGAAGAGAACCTGCAGCAACGAATCGAACGTATGGCCAACGGCACCGTCCCCGGAGGATCAAAGATGCGACGGTCGGCCTCCAAGAACTCGAAGCGTCGAGGTAGCAACTCCAGTAGCGCCACTGGCCTCTACAGGTCGAAGACCTCTGCCTCGGGTCGAAGTTACAAGAGTCATGCTGGAGAGGAGCATCGAGCTACCGGACGACGACGCTCAAACTCCACATCTCAGCAGCCCGGCAGTGCCATGCCGCCCCAGAGCGCTGTGACAAACAATAATAACTCCATGGACGAGTTTCCTCTTGGTCTTGGTATCACCCGCCACCAGACCAACGCCACCACACATACTACCGGAGACCGAACCACTAAcgagaaggaagaagaggatgAGAAACACCCAAAGGTGTCGCATGTGCTGGAAACGGTGTTCGAGGACTCGGATGCCGACTCCACGGACCTCCCCGAAATCAAGGACGTCATGGGCGACATTCGAGAAGAGCACGGAGTAGAATCTACCGACCACTCTCTACGACCTCCGGAGAACGAGGACAAGATTGCCACCGGTGTGCGACGGGGCTACCACGCACTCCAGCGATCCACTGGTACCCAGCGACCTACCGAGTTCAAGATCATCGTCAAGACTCGAGCGTACATTCGATACCTCATGCAACTGTCGATTCTCACTCGATGCTTTGTTTTCTGGTTGCCTCTTGCTGTCGTGTTCTTTATTCCCCTTGCTATTGGTGCTTGGGGTCAGCCTGATGCTGAACTCGGTAATGTCCGTCTCTCGTGGATTTTCATCTGGGTCGAAGTCATGTGGAGCTCCCTCTGGGTGTCTCGCCTGGTTGCTCATGTGATTCCCAACTTATTTCGTGTTATTGCGGGCATTATTTCCCCAACTATTAAGCGATTTACCACTATTGTCTGTGCCGTGGAACATGCTATTACGCTCGTCTTGTGGGCATTTTGCTCTTGGATCACCTTCATGCCCGTCACCAGCATGAACAAGTTGGCCAAGCCCAATGACGCTAAAGAGGTATGGCAGAAGAACTTTTCCAAGGTGCTTGTGTCCTGTCTTATCACAGCCATTGTCTACCTATGTGAGCGAATTTTCATCCACTTCATCTCCGTGTCCTTCCACAAGACACAGTTTGCAAACCGAATCAGAGACAACCGTCTTGCCATCTCTGTTTTGGTCAAGATGTTGGACGCCGCTTACATGGTATTCCCTCAGTTTTGTCCCGAGTTCGAGGATGAGGATGTGACACTTGCTGGTGGCCTTCTTTTTGCAACTACTCGAAAGATGGATGATAGACTTAACCGACGTATTCAGCAGGCTGTTCAGAACGAGGGTACCCGGCGGTTCTTTGGAGGACTCAAAAAGGCGTCTAAATCCTTGGGTGAAGCTGCCAGAGATGTCATTGGTCGAACTGCAGGCACTGCAGCATCTACCGAGTCCATTGTCATGGAAGCCATGAAGTCGCGATCCACAGCACGAATTCTCGGTAAACGAATCTGGATGTCTCTTGTTCTAGAGGGACAAGACTCTTTGACTGTCCAGGATATCATCGATGTGGTTGGAGAACACTCTCGAGACGAGTGTGAGGCTGTGTTTGCCGTTCTCGATCAGGACGGCAATGGAGACTTGACTCTCGACGAGatgtctgctgctgtgacCCAGATCTGTCACGAGCGAAAGTCGATCTACAAGTCTCTCAAGGATGTCGATTGTGCCGTCAAGAAACTGCATCACAttcttgtgtttgtggttcTGCTGATTTGTATCATCATTTTTGTCGGAATGTTGTCTCCTTCTGTCGGAGCCGTTTTAGCCACCCTTGGTACCACCTTGCTTGCCTTCTCATTCGTCTTCTCTACCACCTGTCAGGAGATTCTGTCTTCTTGTGTCTTCCTGTTTGTGAAGCATCCAATTGATGTCGGAGATCGAGTCGATATTGCGGATGTCGCCTACAACGTTACATCCTTGTCTCTTCTGTACTCCACCTTCACCCGAACAGATAATGGTAAGTTGTGCCAAGCTCCTAACTCGCTGCTCAACACTCTGTGGATCGGTAACGTCTCTAGATCGGGTCTCCAGTCTGATCCCCAGACCCTTATTTTAGGCCTTCCCGAGACTTCCACTGAAGACATTGATGAGCTGCACCGACGAGTTGATCAGTTTGCTCTGGACAACCCCAAGGACTACAAGCCTAAGCCCTGGTTCCAGGTTTCCGGTTTCACCGATCTCGACCGaatctccatcaccatcaacatcacccATCGGTCCAACTTTGCCGACATTCCTCTTTGGGGTTACCGACGAACCAAGTTCCTCAAGTTTGTTGCGCAGTGTGTCCAGGAGATTCCTCTGTACGTCCCCCGTCGAGAGGACAACTACTCGGATCCGGCCAACTCGATGTACCTCAGCTCTCTGCCTCCTGGTATCCCCGGTCTATTGCAGAGCCGAAACGACCAGAACAAGTCTCCCAGTGGCGATACTTTCACCGAGCTCTCCTCCGATGGACGGAAAGACCGATCCCTGTCCAAGAACTCCACCCGATCTACTCGATCTACTCGATCCGCTAGAGACCGTCAGATTCACGGCGTCGCTCCTACCTGGAGAACCCGAATTCGACCTGGTCTCCGTGTCATCGACGAGTCtgaggatgacgacgatTATGCTGTGGAAAGTGATTCTTCGGAGGATCACGAGCATACTCTTGAGGAGAAAAATAACACTCATGCCACCGGCGGAGTTCAGGCTCAGACTGAGGTTCAGAACAGATTCAAAAACTAG
- a CDS encoding uncharacterized protein (Compare to YALI0F19998g, weakly similar to uniprot|P38744 Saccharomyces cerevisiae YHL018w related to human pterin-4-alpha- carbinolamine dehydratase) produces the protein MLPLKLTASHLPTNPVSFITRSAALKLVQLTDDKAEIFKPLSPPDQAAYLAYLTSWKATKTDGSACDPESATKLSMDVKFKNYKQTTQFITDVMAISQPLRHHVWFENHYTTTKVVLQTGYLDKLTAIDFRMAELIQLYRHAAEQS, from the coding sequence ATGCTCCCCCTCAAACTAACTGCCTCTCATCTTCCTACAAACCCCGTGTCGTTCATCACCCGCTCggctgctctcaaactcGTGCAATTAACCGATGACAAAGCCGAGATCTTCAAGCCGCTCAGTCCTCCGGATCAGGCTGCCTACCTGGCCTATTTGACGAGCTGGAAGGCCACAAAGACCGACGGATCCGCCTGCGATCCCGAAAGCGCCACAAAATTGAGCATGGATGTCAAGTTCAAAAACTACAAGCAAACGACGCAGTTCATCACCGATGTGATGGCCATCTCTCAACCTCTGCGACACCATGTGTGGTTTGAGAACCAttacaccaccaccaaggtggTGCTTCAGACGGGCTATCTCGATAAGTTGACGGCCATTGATTTCCGCATGGCCGAGCTCATTCAATTGTATAGACATGCTGCTGAGCAGAGCTGA
- a CDS encoding uncharacterized protein (Compare to YALI0F20108g, similar to uniprot|Q12063 Saccharomyces cerevisiae YDL193W and wi|NCU09312.1 Neurospora crassa NCU09312.1 hypothetical protein, similar to Saccharomyces cerevisiae NUS1 (YDL193W); ancestral locus Anc_7.308): MFTRLNQMLYPSSANPKFMPSDPWSFICFHVLHTVLLVFHLAYSLVHFVQYVAHRIKIRGLAISYHHNRTPQLISHDVADLTKLPNHLAVIVDLQDGSEEGGGVEGLVAQISEIAAWCCGTGEIKQLSVYERTGCLKSYNIKDVYKLVEEGMRSYYGSEMPSIKIDVPHSGAAHPTGESNGKVVNRKTDNKNDLTIHLLSEEDGRECLVDLTKTLSELAIAKKLKPRDITVDVIDEQMNMLVVTEPELLIVFGPQLDLQGFPPWQIRLTEIYHQPDNDAVTYGVFLKALQSFASCKQNVGK, from the coding sequence ATGTTTACCCGTCTTAACCAGATGCTGTACCCCTCGTCGGCCAACCCCAAGTTCATGCCGAGCGATCCATGGTCCTTCATCTGCTTCCACGTGCTCCACACTGTGCTGCTGGTCTTCCACCTCGCCTACTCCCTGGTCCACTTTGTGCAATATGTGGCCCATAGAATCAAGATCCGAGGCCTCGCCATCTCCTACCATCACAACCGAACCCCCCAGCTCATTTCTCATGACGTCGCCGACCTCACCAAGCTGCCCAACCACCTGGCCGTCATTGTCGACCTGCAGGATGGCTCTGAAGAGGGcggaggagtggaaggTTTGGTTGCCCAGATCTCGGAGATTGCAGCCTGGTGTTGCGGAACCGGCGAAATCAAGCAGCTGTCAGTATACGAACGAACCGGATGCCTCAAATCTTACAACATCAAAGACGTGTACAAACTGGTGGAAGAGGGAATGAGATCATACTACGGCTCGGAGATGCCCTCCATCAAGATCGACGTACCCCactctggagcagctcacCCAACAGGAGAATCCAACGGCAAGGTGGTCAACAGAAAGACCGACAATAAGAATGATCTCACCATCCACCTGCTgtccgaggaggatggTCGAGAATGTCTGGTCGATCTCACCAAGACCCTGTCGGAGCTGGCCATTGCTAAAAAACTCAAGCCACGTGATATCACTGTGGACGTCATCGATGAGCAAATGAACATGCTCGTTGTAACTGAACCAGAATTGCTCATTGTCTTTGGTCCCCAGCTTGACCTGCAGGGCTTCCCTCCCTGGCAGATTCGTCTCACAGAAATCTACCACCAGCCTGATAACGACGCCGTTACCTACGGAGTCTTCCTCAAGGCTCTTCAGAGTTTTGCATCTTGTAAGCAGAATGTTGGCAAGTAA
- a CDS encoding uncharacterized protein (Compare to YALI0F20042g, similar to uniprot|P26793 Saccharomyces cerevisiae YKL113c RAD27 ssDNA endonuclease and 5 -3 exonuclease) encodes MGIKGLNKLLMEHCPAALRSSEIKNFGGRKVAIDASMSLYQFVIAVRQADGQQLTNENGETTSHLMGMFYRTLRMVDNGIKPVYVFDGKPPVLKSGELAKRKERREEALKKIEELKQQVEDGEEGEETKEAQEDVTRFEKRTVRVTPEQNDEAKKLLTLMGIPIVEAPCEAEAQCAKLAEAGKVYAAASEDMDTLCFGSPVLLRHLTFSEAKKMPISEINFAKILEGLEMTHAQFIDLCILLGCDYADTIRGVGPQTALKLMKEHGSLEKIVEHIEKNPSGKLKVPENWPYQEVRALLQAPDVLDSSSCDIKWNNPDVEGLVDFLVRDKGFSEDRVRAGAARLMKQVKVKPQARLDGFFKVMPKEGGEKRKADDKKTKGKKPATKKAKK; translated from the coding sequence ATGGGTATTAAAGGATTGAACAAATTACTGATGGAACACTGTCCCGCGGCTCTGCGGTCGTCGGAGATCAAGAACTTTGGAGGTCGAAAAGTCGCCATCGACGCCTCCATGTCTCTCTATCAGTTTGTGATTGCAGTACGACAGGCTGATGGCCAACAATTGACCAACGAGAATGGAGAGACCACGTCGCATCTCATGGGCATGTTTTATCGAACCCTGAGAATGGTCGATAACGGTATCAAACCCGTATACGTGTTTGACGGCAAGCCCCCCGTCCTCAAGAGTGGAgagctggccaagcgaAAGGAGCGACGAGAGGAGGCTCTgaagaagattgaggagcTCAAACAGCAAGTGGAGGATGGTGAAGAGGGTGAGGAAACAAAGGAGGCTCAGGAGGATGTTACTCGATTCGAAAAGCGAACAGTTCGTGTGACACCCGAACAGAAtgacgaggccaagaaacTGCTCACACTCATGGGTATTCCCATTGTGGAGGCTCCATGTGAAGCTGAGGCTCAATGCGCCAAGCTAGCCGAGGCCGGAAAGGTGTATGCTGCTGCCTCCGAAGATATGGATACTCTGTGTTTCGGTTCTCCTGTTCTGTTGCGACATTTGACCTTTtccgaggccaagaagatgcCTATTTCCGAAATCAACTTTGCCAAGATTCTGGAGGGTCTGGAAATGACCCATGCTCAGTTCATTGATCTGTGTATTCTTCTGGGATGTGATTACGCAGACACCATCAGGGGAGTTGGACCTCAGACCGCTCTCAAGCTCATGAAGGAACATGGAagtctggagaagattgtAGAGCATATCGAGAAGAATCCCTCTGGAAAACTCAAGGTGCCCGAGAACTGGCCGTACCAGGAGGTTCGTGCTCTCCTGCAAGCGCCTGATGTACTCGATTCCAGCAGCTGTGATATCAAGTGGAACAATCCCGATGTCGAGGGACTGGTGGACTTCCTGGTGAGAGATAAGGGATTCTCCGAAGATCGAGTTCGAGCAGGAGCTGCGAGACTCATGAAGCAGGTCAAGGTGAAGCCGCAGGCGCGACTTGATGGCTTTTTCAAGGTTATGCCCAAGgagggaggagagaagcgaaaggcggacgacaagaagactAAGGGCAAGAAGCCCGCCACTAAGAAGGCAAAGAAGTGA